One Solanum pennellii chromosome 10, SPENNV200 genomic region harbors:
- the LOC107001601 gene encoding uncharacterized protein LOC107001601, with the protein MSEILPLPWLIKASSYNMKIGDETVITTVTDRLAIVNSNISELKSVLKSTPNPFVGIDVLNNGDLLLFHVKERCLIIQFKRMFVLDNLTDLPNSVRNLLADSSITFIGPRNITQKSTLSYVSGCQSRKFEISRIVDVGYLTGKLCKKPNLMSSTLEELLGEVGVDIKKPVISEGSMRPNWQSSSILSEEEVKLAMYEVHSCFQIATKLIADATSATIVA; encoded by the coding sequence ATGTCAGAGATATTGCCTCTTCCTTGGCTGATCAAAGCGAGCTCTTACAATATGAAAATTGGTGATGAAACTGTCATCACAACTGTCACTGACCGCCTAGCTATCGTGAACAGTAACATTTCGGAACTAAAGAGTGTATTGAAGAGTACTCCAAATCCATTTGTTGGAATTGATGTTCTAAATAATGGAGATCTGTTGCTCTTTCATGTGAAAGAACGGTGcctaattattcaatttaagCGCATGTTCGTATTGGATAATCTAACTGATCTCCCCAATTCTGTTCGGAATTTACTAGCGGATAGTTCCATCACTTTTATAGGTCCTAGAAACATAACCCAAAAATCTACTCTATCATATGTATCTGGATGTCAAAGCCGTAAATTTGAAATTAGTAGAATCGTTGATGTTGGTTATTTGACTGGTAAGCTTTGTAAGAAGCCAAATTTGATGAGTAGTACATTAGAAGAGTTGTTGGGTGAAGTTGGTGTGGATATTAAGAAGCCTGTCATTAGTGAAGGTTCGATGCGTCCTAATTGGCAATCGTCTTCGATTCTATCGGAGGAGGAGGTGAAATTAGCTATGTATGAAGTTCATTCGTGCTTTCAAATTGCAACCAAGCTAATTGCAGATGCAACCAGTGCAACTATAGTTGCTTAA